TTTGCCGGAGAGGCTCTTTCCCTTCCGGAGCTGCATCCTCGGGATGGATGCTGTGGGCTTCGCTGCTTGTGTTGCTGTTGGACTTGTGAGGTGCTGCGTGCTCGTGCTCTGCATCCTGCCCTTGATGTGCCATCTGCGTCGGGTACCGCGCtgtccctcctctgccttgctctcACCTGGGGCCCTGATCCTTTTGGATCTGGGGTTGCTGGAGCAACCATCCCATCCCCGTTGCTTGTGGCAGTTTCTGTGCTCGGCTGTACAGCCCCCATTCCCCGCATGCCCTCTGCAGGCCCTGGGCTGTGGTTTTGGGGCTGGTTCATCACTGTTTGGTGCTCTGAGGCCACGGTGCAGCAGTGCCAGCCCTGACCCATCACAGCTCGGGGTGCCCAAGTGCCATGGAAGGGGCAGGTGCCAGCTCTGGGGAGCTGTGGGGCGTGGAGCCTGGAGGAGGCCACGTGTGGCTTCAGGCATCACTCGGGAAAAGCCACCAGGGATAATGGAGGAATAGTTTGTGCTTGGGCACGTGAGAGATGAGAACGCGTGGGAGTGGGGCAGGGAGGCCTCGGTGCTCATAGCCCTTTCTGCAGAGGcctctggggggggggggtgccaTGGCAGCACCCCAAAGCTTCCTGCCAGGctcccaccccattcccagcagtgcatttccttctctccccacGTTCTTTGCTCCTCCTGGCTGaattcctgctcttctccccaTGCAATCCCCTTCTCGCCGGAGCCTTTTCCTCCCCAGGAGCTTGGGCAGCTCCCTGTGATCATGGGGGGGGTCACAGCCACCCCCCTGCgccctgcagcacccatcacccCTCCGGGGCTCCGCTCGCCGTGtacggaggaggaggaggacaaaGCCCTTCCCCAGGGCTGCCTTTCCCTGACGGTGCTTGACTTGgctccctgcagctcagcccttCCCTGGCCCCCCCCCGCCGGGGGGGGAACCCCAAGCCCTGAGCTCCCCCACAATTAAGCTGGTTGTGATTTGTCCTGCGCTGctttgctggtgctgctggtgccgCTGAATGCTGCCGCTTGCGATGTGTTCCCCGGCCCTGggctgtgctttgctgcttgtgacCCCCCCAAAGGTCCCTGTTGTCCCCCCAAGCCGTGCTGCTCGCCCCCATCCCATGGGTGCAACGTGGCCGTCCTGCTCCCCGGGGCACAGCTCCAGTCTTGtccctctccatcccagcttggGATGCTCCATGCTCCCCCATCACCCCACGGAGGGCTCTGGGGGGTTGTGCTCGGGGCGGACGTGGCGGCTGCATGAGCGCAGCTGAGGTTTTAGTTCTAGGTATATGCAATAATCCCTCGCCACTCCAGCTGCCCCTTACCAGCAGTagctctctctctgctctttctgtcGATGTTTACTAATGTCAGCCCCGTTATTTGTTACTGTAAGAGGATTTTTGTACGGTacttccaaaaaaaccccacaaaacaccaccctccctccccccccaaaaaaaaaaaaaaaaggaaaaaaaaggaaataaacagaattCATGGAACTGCTGCGGGGGATTCTGTGGGAACAGGGAAGGGATCGGCACCCGGCTGGGCGCACGTTGTGCCCCGTCCGGTGCCGGGCggcagcagagcccagaggGGGAAGCACGGAGCTCTCCATTCCCAGCACTAGGAATGactccagggcagagctgccggTGCCGGAGGGGGGGGCTTCAGCGCCTGCACCCAGCCGGGAAACGCCAACCCCGGGCGGCCCGAGTGAGTCAGCGCCGGCGTCACCGGAGGGGCCGGGTGAGCGGGGCAGGAAGGGCGGGCGCAGCTCTGGAAGCGCTCCTCGGGACGGCGCTGCCGCCGCGGCCCCCCCCGCACCGTGCCCATGGCCCCCGCggcgctgctgccgctgctggcGCTGCTGGCCCCGGGGCTCGGCGCGGCTCCCCccgaccgggaccgggaccgggaccctGCGCGGCTCTGGTGCCGCTCGCCGGACATCGCCGCCGCCTGCCAGGTCAGAGCCGCCGGGGCACGGGACAACGGCTCCTATGGGGCTGggtgagcggggccggggccggcaGCGCTGCGGGGcatccctgagcatccctgcGGCACGGCCGGGCCATGCCCCGGGGGTGCTCAGGGCCCCTGTGCCGCGCTGGCACCGCAGCGGTGCCCAGCACCCCCCGGCCCCGACCCTTCCCTCTGGGCGCTTGTGTTTTTACCCCATGAGGCGGTGACTCCGCGGCAGCGCTGGGTCCGGCAGCACCCCGCGAGCCCAAGGGGCTGCAGCCACCCCTCGGCGCTGCGTGCTGGGCTCCACTCATGGGGAAGTTGCCGTGGAAAGCCCCGGCGCTGCCGGACTTTCACTTCCCTTCCCGGCCCCCTTCCCAGGCGCTTCCCCCCATCCCTGTGCATGCGGGGAGCGGGGAGCCGCAGCCgaacacccacccccccccccccccggcgcaCCCCGACCCCTTCCCGCACACAGGCTCCGAGCCCCTGCGCGCACCCCTCGCAGCCGGCGGCTGCCCCCGTGGAGCTGAGCCTGTTCTACGAGAGCCTGTGCCCCGCATGCCGCAGGTTCCTGGTGCAGCAGCTCTTCAccacctggctgctgctgccccccgAGGCCCTGAGCATCACCCTGGTACCCTACGGTAACGCCCAGGTAGGAGCCGGTTCGacctgggggggtggggggctcGTCCCGGAGCTGCCGGCCCCGCTCAGGGCGCTTGGTTCCTGCAGGAGAGGAACGAGAGCGGGAAGTGGGAATTCTGGTGCCAGCACGGCCCCGAGGAGTGCTTGGGCAACATGATTGAGGTGAGGGGGAGGCCTCTGTCCCCGTGGTggtggcggcgggggggggagcTGGTGGTGAATGAATCACAGAGTCCCAgcctggtctgggttggaagggaccttaaagctcatccagcgccacgggcaggggcagcttcccctggagcagctccaagccccatccaacctgggaaagactccagcagctcctggagccCGCAGTGCACCCAGAGGCAGCAGAACCCAAAGCCCACGGGGTCAGGGCTCCCTGACAGGCACCTCCCCGGCTTCCACCCGTGCATCCCGGTGCCGGCTCCAGGCGCCTCAGACAAGCCAGTGCAGCTGAAGAGGCTGGAAGGACAAAACGTTCAGCTCTGGCGAACTTGTTCAGTggcttttcaaagcagatccGTGCGCAGGGGTGGGAAGCTGCTCCGGAGCACCAAGTCTCTCCAAAGAGCAGGTTCCTGCACCTTCTGCCGCAGCATGTGGCTCCAACAGCTCATAGAATCAGGGAacgggttgggttggaagggaccttaaagctcctccagctccaaccacgggcagggaccccttccactggagcagcttgctccaagcccctgtgtccaacctggccttgagcactgccagggatggggcagccacggcttctctgggcaccctgtgccagcgcctcagcaccctcacagggaagagcttctgcctaagagctcagctcagtctccccttgtcCCGTCCCATCCcgtgcccaaagcccctctccgtCCCCGCAGACCTGCCTGATGCACGAGGCCAAGAACTTCAGCTCCTACTTCCCGGTCATCTTCTGCCTGGAGTCGGGCAGCTCCGTCACCAAGACCCTGGAAGCCGTAcgtgccccccccccgctccgTGCCCCCCCCGGCGCCGCTCCGCGCTGACGGCCCGgtccgtcccgtcccgtcccgcaGTGCCTCCAGGTCTACGCCCCGCAGCTGGACGGGGCCCGCATCGCCGCCTGTGTGCGGGGGGACACCGGCGCCGCCCTCATGCACCGCAACGCGCAGCGCACGGAGGCCCTGGACCCCCCCCACCAATACGTGCCCTGGGTCGT
Above is a window of Lathamus discolor isolate bLatDis1 chromosome 21, bLatDis1.hap1, whole genome shotgun sequence DNA encoding:
- the IFI30 gene encoding gamma-interferon-inducible lysosomal thiol reductase isoform X1 yields the protein MAPAALLPLLALLAPGLGAAPPDRDRDRDPARLWCRSPDIAAACQAPSPCAHPSQPAAAPVELSLFYESLCPACRRFLVQQLFTTWLLLPPEALSITLVPYGNAQERNESGKWEFWCQHGPEECLGNMIETCLMHEAKNFSSYFPVIFCLESGSSVTKTLEACLQVYAPQLDGARIAACVRGDTGAALMHRNAQRTEALDPPHQYVPWVVVNGKHTDELQAQAEASLLGLVCRLYQGEKPEACGSSRTPEAPPRCRR
- the IFI30 gene encoding gamma-interferon-inducible lysosomal thiol reductase isoform X3, which produces MAPAALLPLLALLAPGLGAAPPDRDRDRDPARLWCRSPDIAAACQAPSPCAHPSQPAAAPVELSLFYESLCPACRRFLVQQLFTTWLLLPPEALSITLVPYGNAQERNESGKWEFWCQHGPEECLGNMIETCLMHEAKNFSSYFPVIFCLESGSSVTKTLEAKHTDELQAQAEASLLGLVCRLYQGEKPEACGSSRTPEAPPRCRR
- the IFI30 gene encoding gamma-interferon-inducible lysosomal thiol reductase isoform X2; this translates as MAPAALLPLLALLAPGLGAAPPDRDRDRDPARLWCRSPDIAAACQAPSPCAHPSQPAAAPVELSLFYESLCPACRRFLVQQLFTTWLLLPPEALSITLVPYGNAQTCLMHEAKNFSSYFPVIFCLESGSSVTKTLEACLQVYAPQLDGARIAACVRGDTGAALMHRNAQRTEALDPPHQYVPWVVVNGKHTDELQAQAEASLLGLVCRLYQGEKPEACGSSRTPEAPPRCRR